The proteins below are encoded in one region of Thermosulfurimonas marina:
- the rpmE gene encoding 50S ribosomal protein L31: MKKGIHPEYYPEAVIRCACGNEFTVGATRPEIRVEVCSKCHPFFTGEQRFVDTEGRVEKFMKKYAEYYEKQSS; encoded by the coding sequence ATGAAAAAGGGCATACATCCCGAATATTATCCGGAGGCGGTGATACGCTGTGCCTGCGGAAACGAATTTACCGTGGGGGCCACCCGGCCGGAGATCCGGGTGGAGGTCTGCTCCAAGTGCCATCCCTTTTTCACCGGGGAGCAGCGTTTTGTGGACACCGAAGGAAGGGTAGAAAAGTTCATGAAAAAATACGCCGAATACTACGAGAAGCAGTCCTCTTAA
- a CDS encoding HU family DNA-binding protein, translating to MSKDTLKGFESLAEALSERLGVSRRKARLFLRALAEELQRALEEEGVVHLGSWGRFRVFRGKKGVRVVFRPGKPLREAFQQVR from the coding sequence TTGTCCAAAGACACCTTAAAGGGGTTTGAGTCCCTGGCGGAGGCCCTTTCGGAAAGGCTGGGGGTCTCCCGCAGAAAGGCCCGGCTCTTTCTGCGGGCCCTGGCGGAGGAGCTGCAAAGGGCCCTTGAGGAGGAGGGAGTGGTCCATCTGGGAAGCTGGGGAAGGTTTCGGGTCTTTCGCGGAAAGAAAGGGGTCCGGGTAGTTTTCCGGCCGGGGAAACCCTTGCGGGAGGCTTTTCAGCAGGTGAGATGA
- the rho gene encoding transcription termination factor Rho encodes MSQEVLPKEEELPSEEIEVLELSELRRRPLSELAELALAYGVENAGDLRKQELVSAIVRAHLEKGGEVRAEGVLEVLPEGFGFLRFPDYSYLPGPEDIYVSPSQIRRFGLRTGDTVSGFIRPPKEGEKYFALLKIEKINFQSPEKARLRIPFDQLTPIYPNEWLRLETDPDNFSTRIVDLFCPIGKGQRGLIVAPPRTGKTMLLQNIANGIARNYPEVYLIILLIDERPEEVTDMERNVPAAEVISSTFDEPPQRHTQVAEIVIERAKRLVEYGYDVVILLDSLTRLARAYNTVVPSSGKLLSGGIDAQALHKPKRFFGAARNIEEGGSLTIIATCLIDTGSRMDEVIFEEFKGTGNLEIHLDRRLADRRIWPAINIHLSGTRKEELLLPPEILHRVWLLRKVLSPLNPVDCMEFLLDKMKDTKSNAEFLASMNQ; translated from the coding sequence ATGTCTCAAGAGGTTTTGCCCAAGGAAGAAGAGCTTCCTTCTGAGGAGATCGAGGTCCTAGAGCTTTCGGAGTTGCGCCGGCGGCCCCTCAGCGAGCTGGCGGAGCTGGCCCTGGCCTACGGGGTGGAGAACGCCGGGGATCTGCGCAAGCAGGAGCTGGTCTCGGCCATCGTGCGGGCCCATCTGGAAAAGGGAGGGGAAGTCCGGGCCGAAGGGGTGCTGGAGGTCCTTCCGGAAGGCTTTGGTTTCCTGCGCTTTCCGGACTATAGCTACCTTCCCGGCCCGGAGGACATCTATGTCTCTCCCTCCCAGATCCGGCGCTTCGGACTGCGTACCGGAGATACGGTCTCGGGTTTCATCCGTCCGCCCAAGGAAGGCGAAAAGTATTTCGCCCTCCTTAAGATCGAAAAGATCAACTTTCAGAGCCCGGAGAAGGCCCGCCTGCGGATTCCTTTTGATCAGCTCACGCCCATCTACCCCAACGAATGGCTGCGCCTGGAGACCGATCCGGACAACTTCTCCACCCGGATCGTAGATCTCTTCTGTCCTATAGGGAAAGGTCAGCGAGGGCTCATTGTGGCTCCGCCGCGGACCGGAAAGACTATGCTTCTGCAGAACATCGCCAACGGCATCGCCCGCAACTATCCCGAGGTCTATCTCATCATCCTTCTCATCGACGAGCGTCCGGAAGAGGTCACGGACATGGAAAGGAATGTGCCCGCGGCCGAGGTCATCAGCTCCACCTTTGACGAGCCTCCCCAGCGGCACACCCAGGTGGCCGAAATCGTGATCGAGCGGGCCAAGCGTTTGGTGGAATACGGTTACGACGTGGTGATTCTCCTGGACAGTCTTACCCGGCTGGCCCGGGCCTATAACACCGTAGTTCCTTCCAGCGGAAAACTCCTTTCCGGAGGGATCGATGCCCAGGCCCTCCACAAGCCCAAGCGCTTTTTCGGAGCGGCCCGAAACATCGAGGAAGGGGGGAGTCTGACCATCATTGCCACCTGCCTTATCGATACCGGCAGCCGGATGGACGAGGTGATCTTTGAGGAATTCAAGGGCACCGGAAATCTGGAGATTCATCTGGACCGGCGCCTGGCCGACCGTCGGATCTGGCCGGCCATCAACATTCACCTCAGCGGGACCCGGAAAGAAGAACTCCTCCTGCCCCCGGAGATCCTCCACCGGGTCTGGCTCCTGCGCAAGGTGCTTTCCCCCCTCAATCCGGTGGACTGTATGGAATTTTTGCTGGACAAGATGAAAGACACCAAGAGCAACGCCGAATTCCTGGCCTCCATGAACCAGTAA
- the thrC gene encoding threonine synthase produces the protein MRYLSTRGGISPLPFTATVLEGLAPDGGLIVPEKIPELSEADLRRLRGLSYQDLAYEVFRLFADDLPESELRLLVDRSYATFTHPDITPVVKKGRVWILELFHGPTLAFKDVALQFLGNLFEYLLLTRGEYMNILGATSGDTGSAAIYGVRGKRNLAIFILHPHGRVSPVQALQMTTVTDPNVFNLALEGTFDDCQAIVKQLFGDLEFKRRYRLGAVNSINWARVMAQIVYYLWAYFRVSEAEGAEEVRFSVPTGNFGDIFAGYLARRMLGGRIERLILATNENDILTRFVNRGDYSVREVIPTLSPSMDIQVASNFERYLYYLFGEDPERVREAMVRFAEEGRLRFSEEEIRRVQRDFLSASVTQKETLETIRDFYQETGYILDPHTAVGVRAALEFLEARPMICLATAHPAKFPEAVSRALGFEPPIPEALKGLSERPRRVVILPADPAAVRRFIEENALQIS, from the coding sequence ATGAGATATCTCAGTACCCGGGGAGGGATTTCCCCCCTCCCTTTTACCGCCACGGTTCTGGAGGGGCTGGCCCCGGACGGGGGCCTTATTGTGCCTGAAAAGATCCCGGAGCTTTCGGAGGCGGACCTGCGCCGCCTTCGAGGGCTTTCTTACCAGGATCTGGCCTACGAGGTCTTCCGGCTCTTCGCCGACGACCTCCCGGAAAGCGAACTGCGCCTTCTGGTGGACCGCTCCTATGCCACTTTTACCCATCCGGATATTACTCCGGTGGTGAAAAAGGGGCGGGTCTGGATCCTGGAGCTCTTTCACGGGCCCACCCTGGCCTTTAAGGACGTGGCCCTCCAGTTTCTGGGAAACCTTTTCGAATATCTGCTTCTTACGCGCGGAGAATATATGAATATTTTGGGAGCCACCTCGGGGGATACCGGCTCGGCGGCCATCTACGGGGTGCGGGGGAAGCGGAATCTGGCCATCTTCATCCTTCATCCCCACGGGCGGGTCTCCCCGGTACAGGCCCTGCAGATGACCACGGTGACCGACCCCAATGTCTTCAATCTGGCCCTTGAGGGGACCTTCGACGACTGTCAGGCCATCGTTAAGCAACTTTTTGGGGATCTGGAATTCAAAAGGCGCTATCGGCTCGGGGCGGTGAACTCCATCAACTGGGCCCGGGTGATGGCCCAGATCGTTTATTATCTCTGGGCCTACTTTCGGGTTTCCGAGGCGGAGGGGGCGGAGGAGGTGCGCTTTTCCGTGCCCACCGGCAACTTCGGGGACATCTTTGCCGGATATCTGGCCCGCCGGATGCTCGGAGGCCGTATCGAGCGCCTGATTCTGGCCACCAATGAAAACGACATCCTTACCCGCTTCGTAAATCGGGGGGACTATTCGGTGCGGGAGGTGATCCCCACCCTCAGTCCTTCCATGGACATCCAGGTGGCCTCCAATTTCGAGCGCTATCTCTACTATCTTTTCGGGGAGGATCCGGAACGAGTGCGGGAGGCCATGGTCCGCTTTGCCGAAGAGGGCCGTCTCCGGTTTTCCGAAGAAGAGATCCGCCGGGTCCAGAGGGATTTCCTTTCGGCCTCCGTGACCCAGAAGGAAACCCTGGAGACCATTCGGGACTTTTATCAGGAAACGGGCTATATCCTGGATCCCCACACCGCTGTAGGGGTACGGGCGGCCCTTGAATTCCTGGAGGCCCGCCCCATGATCTGTCTGGCCACCGCGCATCCGGCCAAATTTCCCGAGGCCGTATCCCGGGCCCTGGGCTTTGAACCCCCGATTCCCGAGGCCCTCAAGGGCCTTTCCGAAAGACCCCGAAGGGTGGTCATTCTTCCCGCCGATCCGGCCGCCGTGCGCCGTTTTATTGAAGAAAACGCCCTCCAGATTTCTTGA
- a CDS encoding Mth938-like domain-containing protein — MIEAYRFGEMVVSGKTYRRDLKIIEGRVVPDWWRREGHLLAPEDLEDVWAARPEVLVVGTGASGVMRVDPRVKERAQALGITLEIYPTAKAAERFNQLFSEGRRVAGAFHLTC, encoded by the coding sequence ATGATCGAGGCCTATCGTTTCGGAGAGATGGTAGTCTCGGGAAAGACCTATCGCCGGGACCTCAAGATCATCGAGGGGCGGGTGGTGCCGGACTGGTGGAGAAGGGAGGGCCACCTCCTGGCCCCTGAGGATCTCGAGGATGTCTGGGCGGCGCGTCCGGAGGTCCTGGTGGTGGGCACCGGGGCCTCGGGGGTCATGCGGGTGGATCCCCGGGTGAAGGAGAGGGCCCAGGCCTTAGGGATCACCCTGGAAATATATCCCACGGCCAAGGCCGCCGAGAGATTCAACCAGCTTTTTTCCGAGGGCCGCCGGGTGGCCGGGGCCTTTCATCTCACCTGCTGA
- the moaA gene encoding GTP 3',8-cyclase MoaA, with product MLKDRYGRRLRYLRVSVTDRCNFRCLYCSRDFSEWLPREDILSLEEIREVVAAAVSLGVERVRLTGGEPLVRRDFPHLVRMLSEIPGLRDLSLTTNGYRLAELARELKQAGLHRVNLSLDTLKAERFRELTGVDGLSRVLSGLEAALSVGLHPVKVNMVVMRGVNEDEILEMARLSLSEPLEVRFIEFMPVGPGVSWEEERFLPLAEIMERVRELGPLEEVPSQGGGPARVFRLPGARGRVGFIAAISRHFCDRCNRLRLTAEGRLRLCLFSEEEFDLRPYLGRGPEVLREALLEAVRRKPFGKELSGKRRRPMRAIGG from the coding sequence ATGCTTAAAGATCGCTACGGAAGAAGGCTCCGTTACCTGAGGGTCTCGGTCACCGACCGGTGTAATTTCCGCTGTCTTTACTGTAGTCGAGACTTTTCCGAGTGGCTCCCCCGGGAGGATATTCTAAGTTTAGAGGAGATCCGGGAGGTGGTGGCCGCGGCGGTCTCTCTGGGGGTGGAACGGGTCCGGCTTACCGGGGGGGAGCCCCTGGTACGTCGGGATTTTCCCCATCTGGTGCGTATGCTTTCCGAAATTCCCGGACTCCGGGATCTCTCCCTCACCACCAACGGCTACCGTCTGGCGGAACTGGCCCGGGAGCTCAAACAGGCTGGACTCCACCGGGTCAATCTCAGCCTGGACACCCTGAAGGCGGAGCGCTTTCGGGAGCTTACCGGGGTGGACGGTCTTTCCCGGGTCCTTTCCGGGCTTGAGGCCGCCCTTTCCGTGGGGCTTCATCCGGTAAAGGTCAACATGGTGGTCATGCGCGGGGTGAATGAGGACGAAATCCTGGAGATGGCCCGTCTCAGTCTTTCCGAGCCCTTGGAGGTCCGCTTTATCGAGTTCATGCCCGTGGGCCCGGGGGTGTCCTGGGAGGAGGAGCGTTTCCTGCCGCTGGCGGAGATCATGGAACGGGTACGGGAGCTCGGCCCCCTGGAGGAGGTCCCCTCTCAGGGTGGAGGGCCGGCCCGGGTCTTCCGTCTTCCCGGGGCCCGGGGACGGGTGGGCTTCATTGCCGCCATCAGTCGGCACTTCTGCGACCGCTGCAACCGCTTGAGGCTTACGGCCGAGGGTCGCCTGCGGCTCTGTCTCTTTTCGGAGGAGGAGTTCGATCTGCGTCCTTACCTGGGCCGGGGCCCGGAGGTCCTGCGAGAGGCCCTGCTTGAGGCCGTGCGCCGCAAGCCCTTCGGCAAGGAGCTTTCCGGAAAGCGCCGGCGCCCCATGAGGGCCATCGGAGGGTAG
- the cydB gene encoding cytochrome d ubiquinol oxidase subunit II — MEHNVFQVIWFVLWGVLWAVYFVLDGFDLGAGILLPCVTKNEAERRAVYQAIGPFWDGNEVWLITAGGATFAAFPKTYAVMFSGLYTALFVLLFALIVRGVAIEFREKVAGEGWRRFWDFLFWISSLVATLILGVAFGNLFLGLPIDAQGIFRGSFLTLLHPYALLVGALFVVAISVHGACWLAFRVNGEFRERLLRDAKILWVFEAVLAVAVLLFSLKLTPLWGNYLKAPVLFVFPLLAVVGLILVPYFLNAGRTLAAFLSSGAAILGVTAWGVAGLFPNLFPSRLNPEWSLTIYNSSSSPLTLKIMTVVAVVFVPIVLLYTLWTYRTFSYRITREELAYGEGY; from the coding sequence ATGGAACACAACGTCTTTCAGGTCATATGGTTTGTGCTCTGGGGAGTTTTATGGGCGGTCTATTTCGTCCTGGACGGCTTTGATCTCGGGGCGGGGATCCTTCTGCCCTGCGTGACCAAAAACGAGGCCGAGCGCCGGGCGGTCTATCAGGCCATCGGGCCCTTCTGGGACGGCAACGAGGTCTGGTTGATCACCGCCGGTGGGGCCACTTTTGCCGCCTTTCCCAAGACCTACGCCGTGATGTTTAGCGGCCTTTATACCGCCCTTTTTGTGCTCCTTTTCGCCCTGATCGTCCGCGGGGTGGCCATCGAATTCCGGGAAAAGGTGGCCGGTGAGGGCTGGCGCCGCTTCTGGGACTTTCTCTTCTGGATCTCTTCCCTGGTGGCCACCCTCATCCTGGGGGTGGCCTTCGGAAATCTTTTCCTGGGGTTGCCCATCGATGCCCAGGGGATCTTTCGGGGAAGCTTCCTTACCCTCCTTCACCCCTACGCCCTGCTGGTAGGGGCCCTTTTCGTGGTGGCCATTTCTGTGCACGGGGCCTGCTGGCTGGCCTTCAGGGTAAACGGCGAGTTTCGGGAGCGCCTCCTGCGGGACGCCAAGATCCTCTGGGTCTTTGAGGCCGTGCTGGCCGTGGCCGTGCTCCTTTTCTCCTTGAAGCTCACCCCCCTCTGGGGCAATTACCTCAAGGCCCCGGTGCTTTTCGTCTTTCCCCTGCTGGCCGTGGTGGGGCTTATCCTGGTCCCTTATTTTCTTAATGCCGGCCGGACGCTTGCGGCCTTCCTTTCCTCCGGGGCGGCCATCCTGGGGGTGACCGCCTGGGGGGTGGCCGGGCTCTTTCCCAACCTCTTCCCCTCTCGCCTCAACCCGGAATGGTCCCTTACCATCTACAATAGCTCCTCTAGCCCCCTCACCCTCAAGATCATGACCGTGGTGGCCGTAGTCTTCGTGCCCATCGTCCTCCTTTACACCCTCTGGACCTACCGGACTTTCTCCTACCGCATCACCCGTGAGGAGCTGGCCTACGGCGAGGGTTATTAA
- a CDS encoding RrF2 family transcriptional regulator, with product MKITQAEDYGIRCVLYLSRYPEKTIPRWNIARAMDIPEPFLAKIAQDLARAGIITITRGRKGGYRLAVPPEELTLLRVVEAMSGEIFLSHCVLDPENCKRSSLCPTHEVWAEIRELLRKKLDQITFADLVQRESCLLDNRRSRRRK from the coding sequence ATGAAGATTACCCAGGCCGAGGACTACGGGATACGTTGTGTGCTCTATCTTTCCCGCTATCCGGAAAAGACCATTCCCCGCTGGAATATTGCCCGCGCCATGGATATCCCGGAGCCCTTTTTGGCCAAGATCGCCCAGGATCTGGCCCGGGCGGGTATTATTACCATTACCCGGGGACGTAAAGGGGGATATCGCTTGGCGGTGCCCCCGGAGGAGCTAACCCTTCTCCGGGTGGTGGAGGCCATGAGCGGAGAGATCTTCTTGAGTCACTGCGTCCTGGATCCGGAAAACTGTAAACGCTCCTCCCTCTGTCCCACCCATGAGGTCTGGGCCGAGATCCGGGAACTTCTGCGCAAAAAGCTCGACCAGATCACCTTTGCGGACCTGGTCCAACGCGAGTCCTGCCTCCTTGACAACCGGCGCAGCCGGCGCCGAAAATAA
- a CDS encoding Trm112 family protein — protein sequence MGLPPELRELLACPRCKGGLEEREDPPGLICHPCGLFYEIREGIPVLLVEEARPLAEVLPDEPSPQAP from the coding sequence ATGGGACTTCCGCCGGAATTGCGGGAACTTTTGGCCTGTCCCCGGTGTAAGGGAGGACTTGAGGAAAGGGAAGACCCTCCGGGGCTGATCTGTCACCCCTGTGGGCTCTTTTACGAGATCCGGGAGGGTATTCCGGTGCTCCTGGTGGAAGAGGCCCGGCCCCTGGCAGAGGTCCTTCCGGATGAGCCATCCCCGCAAGCCCCCTGA
- a CDS encoding DUF4416 family protein: MSHPRKPPEALYFVSAFGREEARVLEAVEALSETLGPVLFRSPWRPFSYTDYYFAEFGSPLVRAFFFFDLRPQEDLVEIKHQAYRVEKAFSQKGRRTVNLDPGYLLLSRVVLSTFKDFAHRIYLGRGVFAEVTLIFRQGSFRTLPWTYPDYAAAETLNLFNRLREEYKKHLKCLKIATEEGSVT, translated from the coding sequence ATGAGCCATCCCCGCAAGCCCCCTGAAGCCCTTTATTTCGTGAGCGCCTTCGGGAGGGAAGAGGCCCGGGTGCTGGAGGCCGTGGAGGCCCTCTCCGAAACCCTGGGCCCGGTGCTCTTTCGCTCCCCCTGGCGACCCTTCAGTTACACCGACTATTACTTTGCGGAGTTCGGTTCCCCCCTGGTCCGGGCCTTCTTTTTTTTCGATCTGCGTCCGCAGGAGGATCTGGTAGAGATCAAGCATCAGGCCTATCGGGTGGAAAAGGCCTTCTCCCAAAAAGGGCGCCGCACGGTGAATCTGGATCCGGGCTATCTCCTTCTTTCCCGGGTGGTCCTTTCCACCTTCAAGGATTTTGCCCACCGGATCTATCTCGGCCGGGGGGTCTTCGCTGAGGTTACCCTTATTTTCCGGCAGGGCTCCTTTCGCACCCTTCCCTGGACCTATCCCGATTATGCCGCTGCCGAGACCCTTAACCTTTTCAACCGCCTGCGAGAGGAGTATAAAAAGCACTTGAAATGCTTAAAGATCGCTACGGAAGAAGGCTCCGTTACCTGA
- a CDS encoding response regulator, translating to MAQRILLIEDDSDIREQLKEYLGLLAPGSEILTASNVAEAEKLLQEKSFSLVISDCLLPDGLACELLEGISPGTPVIILTGYAEEEALQKVSSVFPGPLYLFKKPISLSEIGKIVQRHLKGV from the coding sequence ATGGCCCAGAGAATCCTCCTTATCGAAGACGATTCCGATATCCGGGAACAACTGAAAGAGTACCTGGGCCTCCTGGCCCCCGGAAGCGAGATTCTTACGGCCTCCAACGTGGCCGAGGCCGAAAAACTCCTCCAAGAGAAATCCTTTTCCCTGGTGATCTCCGACTGTCTCTTGCCCGATGGTCTGGCCTGCGAGCTCTTAGAAGGAATCTCTCCCGGGACCCCGGTCATTATCCTTACCGGCTATGCGGAAGAGGAAGCTCTCCAGAAGGTCTCCTCTGTTTTCCCCGGGCCCCTTTACCTTTTTAAAAAACCTATTTCTCTTTCGGAGATCGGGAAAATTGTCCAAAGACACCTTAAAGGGGTTTGA
- a CDS encoding cytochrome ubiquinol oxidase subunit I, translating into MDVVWASRLQFGAAAFFHFLFVPLTLGLSILTAIYETLYVKTGDEDYRRAAKFWGRLFLINFALGVVTGITLEFQFGTNWRYYSEYVGDVFGSLLAIEATLAFFLESTFIAVWAFGWNRLSPKMHCLAIWLTALASNISALWILIANGWMQHPVGYVLRNGRAELKSFAEVVFNKFAWLEFLHTVPAAYILSGLFVLGVSAWHLRRGREVAFFKKSFRVAAVWTLIFSLFVFVEGHLHGTEVAHTQPTKLAAMEALWETQKGAPWTLFAIPDPAKERNLVEIKIPKLLSLLAFHSPEAEVKGLKDFPPEERPPVSFTFWSFRIMVLLGIWFVLLSFWAFKNRENPEASPGLLRALIWSIPLPYIALEAGWMVAEVGRQPWIVYGVMKTAEAVSPISPVQVGVTLAAFLIFYTILGVIDFWLLAHYARKGPEPVTA; encoded by the coding sequence ATGGATGTGGTCTGGGCTTCTAGGTTGCAGTTTGGAGCCGCGGCTTTTTTTCACTTCCTTTTTGTGCCTTTAACCCTGGGGCTTTCCATTTTAACCGCCATCTACGAAACCCTTTATGTGAAGACCGGGGACGAGGACTACCGGCGGGCGGCCAAGTTCTGGGGGAGGCTCTTTCTCATCAATTTTGCCCTGGGAGTGGTCACCGGGATCACCCTAGAGTTTCAGTTCGGGACCAACTGGCGCTACTATTCCGAATACGTGGGAGATGTTTTCGGGTCCCTTCTGGCCATTGAGGCCACCCTGGCCTTTTTCCTGGAGTCCACCTTCATCGCCGTCTGGGCCTTCGGCTGGAACCGCCTTTCTCCCAAGATGCACTGTCTGGCCATCTGGCTTACGGCCTTGGCCTCCAACATTTCCGCCCTCTGGATTTTGATTGCCAACGGCTGGATGCAGCACCCCGTGGGCTATGTGCTGCGGAACGGCCGGGCGGAGCTTAAGAGCTTTGCCGAGGTGGTCTTCAACAAATTTGCCTGGCTGGAATTTCTCCATACCGTACCTGCGGCCTACATTCTTTCGGGCCTCTTTGTCCTCGGGGTCTCGGCCTGGCATCTGCGGCGGGGCCGGGAGGTGGCCTTTTTCAAAAAGAGTTTCCGGGTGGCCGCGGTCTGGACCCTCATCTTTAGTCTCTTCGTTTTTGTGGAAGGCCATCTCCACGGCACGGAGGTGGCCCACACCCAGCCCACCAAGCTTGCGGCTATGGAGGCCCTCTGGGAGACCCAGAAAGGGGCCCCCTGGACCCTCTTTGCCATTCCCGATCCGGCTAAGGAGCGCAACCTGGTGGAGATCAAGATTCCCAAGCTCCTGAGTCTCCTGGCCTTTCATTCTCCAGAGGCCGAGGTGAAGGGCCTCAAAGACTTTCCCCCGGAGGAACGGCCCCCGGTCTCTTTCACCTTCTGGAGTTTCCGGATCATGGTCCTTCTGGGAATCTGGTTCGTGCTCCTTTCCTTCTGGGCCTTTAAGAATCGGGAAAATCCCGAGGCCTCGCCCGGGCTTTTGCGGGCCCTCATCTGGTCTATCCCCCTCCCTTACATCGCCCTTGAGGCCGGCTGGATGGTGGCCGAGGTGGGGCGCCAGCCGTGGATCGTTTACGGGGTGATGAAGACCGCCGAGGCCGTCTCCCCCATTTCTCCGGTCCAGGTAGGGGTGACTCTGGCGGCCTTCCTGATCTTCTACACCATCCTCGGGGTGATCGACTTCTGGCTGCTGGCCCACTACGCCCGTAAAGGGCCCGAACCCGTGACGGCTTAA
- the prfA gene encoding peptide chain release factor 1 → MALSDLYLSRLAEVERRYEELSRLLSDPETLEDRKRYAELAREHAELEGIVEAYREYRRVLKEIEENKELLEEGDEELRELAREELKTLESRAEALEKEIPLLLLPRDPNDEKDVILEIRAGAGGEEAALFAADLLRMYARYAERRGWRLEILSAHETGLGGFKEVIARVEGKGAYSRLKYESGVHRVQRIPVTESGGRIHTSTVTVAVLPEADEVEVEIRPEELRIETMRASGHGGQHVNRTESAVRITHLPTGITVYCANERSQHQNRATALKILRARLYEKALREQQEKIQAARRSQVGTGERSERIRTYNFPQNRVTDHRIGLTLYRLEEILDGDLDEFIDALITHFRTEALKREEEALLREAA, encoded by the coding sequence ATGGCCCTTTCGGACCTTTACCTTTCCAGACTGGCCGAAGTAGAGCGGCGTTACGAGGAGCTTTCCCGGCTCCTTTCCGATCCGGAGACCCTGGAGGACCGCAAGCGCTATGCGGAGCTGGCCCGGGAACATGCCGAACTTGAGGGGATCGTGGAGGCCTATCGGGAATACCGCCGGGTCCTGAAGGAGATCGAAGAAAACAAGGAACTGCTTGAGGAAGGGGACGAGGAGTTGCGAGAGCTGGCCCGGGAGGAACTGAAGACTCTGGAGAGCCGAGCGGAGGCCCTGGAAAAGGAGATCCCCCTTCTTCTCCTTCCCCGAGACCCCAACGACGAAAAGGATGTCATTTTGGAGATTCGGGCCGGGGCCGGAGGAGAAGAGGCGGCCCTTTTTGCCGCGGATCTCCTGCGTATGTATGCCCGTTATGCCGAACGCCGGGGCTGGCGCCTGGAAATCCTTTCGGCCCATGAGACCGGGCTGGGGGGCTTCAAGGAGGTCATCGCCCGTGTGGAAGGTAAGGGGGCTTATAGCCGCCTAAAATACGAAAGCGGGGTGCACCGGGTGCAACGCATCCCGGTTACGGAGTCCGGGGGCCGTATCCATACCTCCACGGTGACGGTGGCCGTCCTTCCAGAGGCTGACGAGGTGGAGGTGGAGATTCGGCCGGAGGAGCTGCGCATCGAGACCATGCGGGCCTCGGGCCACGGAGGCCAGCATGTAAACCGCACGGAAAGTGCGGTGCGTATTACCCATTTGCCCACGGGAATTACCGTCTATTGTGCCAACGAACGCAGCCAGCATCAGAATCGGGCCACGGCCCTAAAGATCCTGCGGGCCCGTCTTTACGAGAAAGCACTGCGGGAGCAGCAGGAAAAGATCCAGGCCGCGCGCCGCAGCCAGGTGGGCACCGGAGAGCGCAGCGAACGCATCCGCACCTATAACTTTCCTCAGAACCGGGTCACGGATCACCGTATCGGGCTCACCCTCTACCGGCTGGAAGAGATCCTCGACGGGGATCTCGACGAATTTATCGATGCCCTGATCACCCACTTCCGCACCGAAGCCCTGAAGCGCGAGGAAGAAGCCCTCCTGCGGGAGGCCGCATGA